One window of the Anaeromyxobacter dehalogenans 2CP-C genome contains the following:
- a CDS encoding ATP-grasp domain-containing protein: MERFVRIGVVTAWPEEDWHSKRLLAACARWGEAVVIDPSAMAAGVGAEGVGVSLGTMRMEEVDAFVLARGLGRAGDPDAQFEIYRAMEGAGAVVVNRIEALLAAQDKFRSSWLLVRAGVPTPPAAVAQAPAGAERALERLGESVVKPLAGSLGEGVERVRPDRAGRDRVRERAGRDGAVYLQAYVPHPGRDLRVFVVGGATRAAMVRHAPEGEWRTNVGGGGRVEAVDCPVAVRAVAEAAAGALELDYAGVDLVMGDEGPTVIEVNGNPSWQGILEATGLDMAEAIAEHVLARALRRRKTSDHIVRERTGATHG, from the coding sequence ATGGAACGCTTCGTCCGGATCGGGGTCGTGACCGCCTGGCCGGAGGAGGACTGGCACAGCAAGCGCCTGCTCGCTGCGTGTGCCCGGTGGGGCGAGGCGGTGGTGATCGATCCGTCGGCGATGGCGGCCGGCGTGGGGGCGGAAGGCGTGGGCGTCTCGCTCGGCACCATGCGGATGGAGGAGGTGGACGCGTTCGTGCTCGCGCGCGGCCTCGGGCGGGCCGGCGATCCGGACGCGCAGTTCGAGATCTACCGCGCGATGGAGGGAGCCGGCGCGGTGGTGGTGAACCGGATCGAGGCGCTGCTCGCGGCGCAGGACAAGTTCCGCAGCTCGTGGCTGCTGGTCCGCGCCGGGGTGCCGACGCCGCCGGCGGCGGTGGCCCAGGCGCCGGCGGGCGCGGAGCGCGCGCTGGAGCGGCTCGGCGAGTCGGTGGTGAAGCCGCTGGCGGGCTCGCTCGGCGAGGGCGTGGAGCGCGTCCGCCCGGATCGGGCGGGGAGGGACCGCGTCCGGGAGCGGGCGGGGAGGGACGGCGCCGTCTACCTCCAGGCGTACGTCCCGCACCCGGGTCGCGACCTGCGCGTGTTCGTGGTCGGGGGCGCGACGCGGGCGGCGATGGTGCGGCACGCGCCGGAGGGCGAGTGGCGCACGAACGTGGGCGGCGGCGGGCGGGTGGAGGCGGTGGACTGCCCCGTGGCGGTGCGCGCGGTGGCGGAGGCGGCGGCGGGCGCGCTGGAGCTGGACTACGCCGGCGTGGACCTCGTCATGGGCGACGAGGGCCCGACGGTCATCGAGGTGAACGGGAACCCGAGCTGGCAGGGGATCCTCGAGGCGACCGGCCTCGACATGGCGGAGGCGATCGCCGAGCACGTGCTCGCCCGGGCCCTGCGCCGGCGGAAGACCAGCGACCACATTGTGCGTGAACGGACGGGGGCGACACATGGCTGA
- the glnD gene encoding [protein-PII] uridylyltransferase, whose protein sequence is MTPPALDALINLPVAAPFEFEAKLAELPQVTGDPKAAFAELRRYVEDVHRAGASGHTVVRLQSAAMDRVVGALLDRAVAEAGRAHAPSPVSLVALGGYGRRELAPFSDVDLLVLHAPGKPDAFVKTAAERLVYALWDLRLEVGYAVRDLKTCDQLASEDHTARTALLDLRWLGGDRDLYRELEREELHGLSTAKVEKFLQDKLDEMRGRRERFGDSLYLLEPNVKESEGGLRDLQSALWLARVRFKVAGITELLSRALLPERDIREMRRARDFLWRVRNEMHYLAGRKWDQLTFDVQPQVAEAMGYRDREGASGVEEFMRHYYLAAKAVLVACDAIVDRCLETQTATGWRMVPPPAATIGAERPVPVLQGQPTRAADRFLPGGELKVFRGRLTVSDKDVLRRSPAALVRLFAAADREQLDLYPYARDLAAQVAEELPLEAAADPELNQELLACFTRPGTRGRFLTQLHELGVLPKVLPEFARITARRQIDVYHVYTVDVHSLFAVRRLFALRCGDVKEPVLGELMQAQARPLALYLGTLFHDIGKGAGKDHSVRGAEIAAEACVRMGVDPADAADIEWLVLKHLRMSAIAQRRDLSDPDLIHAFAEEVGTLDRLEKLYLLTYADMATVGPRTWTEWKARLLLELFGKTREVLQRGERRPEPGTAEAAGRTRVAGALAASPRHASEDDRRRFVAAMPARYFLTAGPEEAPHHLRLLQLGRDRVIAGALRHRRDLGVTELALTARDRPGLLATVAGVLAAHRIDIQHAEVFSSSPDPAAAGWLAGRALDVFELRGPDDGPVEPARWRAARRDLARVLAGEEPLDALMTRRLRASTVAAKPLPRVPTKIVIDNHSARAHSVVDVFTADRVGLLHTVARTFFELGVSVDLARIATEGHRAADAFYVRTADGRPLEGAQAERVVAALEAALARAD, encoded by the coding sequence ATGACGCCCCCCGCGCTCGACGCCCTGATCAACCTCCCCGTGGCCGCGCCGTTCGAGTTCGAGGCGAAGCTCGCCGAGCTGCCGCAGGTGACCGGCGATCCGAAGGCCGCGTTCGCGGAGCTGCGCCGGTACGTCGAGGACGTCCACCGGGCGGGGGCGAGCGGGCACACGGTGGTCCGCCTCCAGAGCGCCGCCATGGACCGGGTGGTGGGCGCGCTGTTGGACCGCGCGGTGGCGGAGGCGGGCCGGGCGCACGCGCCCTCGCCGGTCTCGCTGGTGGCGCTGGGCGGCTACGGCCGGCGCGAGCTGGCCCCGTTCAGCGACGTGGACCTGCTCGTGCTCCACGCGCCGGGGAAGCCGGACGCGTTCGTGAAGACCGCGGCGGAGCGCCTGGTCTACGCGCTCTGGGACCTGCGGCTCGAGGTCGGCTACGCGGTCCGCGACCTGAAGACCTGCGACCAGCTCGCCTCCGAGGACCACACCGCGCGCACCGCGCTGCTCGACCTCCGGTGGCTGGGCGGCGACCGCGACCTGTACCGCGAGCTGGAGCGCGAGGAGCTGCACGGGCTCTCCACCGCCAAGGTGGAGAAGTTCCTGCAGGACAAGCTCGACGAGATGCGCGGCCGCCGCGAGCGCTTCGGCGACTCGCTCTACCTGCTCGAGCCGAACGTGAAGGAGTCGGAGGGCGGGCTGCGGGATCTCCAGTCGGCGCTGTGGCTGGCGCGGGTGCGCTTCAAGGTCGCCGGGATCACCGAGCTGCTGTCGCGCGCGCTGCTGCCGGAGCGCGACATCCGGGAGATGCGCCGCGCCCGCGACTTCCTCTGGCGGGTGCGCAACGAGATGCACTACCTCGCCGGCCGCAAGTGGGACCAGCTCACGTTCGACGTGCAGCCGCAGGTGGCGGAGGCGATGGGCTACCGCGACCGCGAGGGCGCGAGCGGGGTCGAGGAGTTCATGCGCCACTACTACCTGGCCGCGAAGGCGGTGCTGGTGGCGTGCGACGCGATCGTGGACCGGTGCCTGGAGACGCAGACCGCCACCGGCTGGCGCATGGTGCCGCCGCCCGCCGCCACCATCGGCGCGGAGCGGCCGGTGCCGGTGCTGCAGGGGCAGCCCACCCGCGCCGCGGACCGGTTCCTGCCCGGCGGCGAGCTGAAGGTGTTCCGCGGCCGGCTCACCGTCTCGGACAAGGACGTGCTGCGCCGCTCGCCCGCCGCGCTGGTGCGCCTGTTCGCGGCGGCGGACCGGGAGCAGCTCGACCTGTACCCGTACGCGCGGGACCTGGCCGCGCAGGTCGCCGAGGAGCTGCCGCTCGAGGCGGCCGCCGACCCGGAGCTGAACCAGGAGCTGCTGGCGTGCTTCACGCGGCCCGGGACCCGCGGCCGGTTCCTCACGCAGCTGCACGAGCTGGGCGTGCTGCCCAAGGTGCTGCCCGAGTTCGCGCGGATCACCGCCCGCCGGCAGATCGACGTCTACCACGTGTACACGGTGGACGTTCACTCCCTGTTCGCGGTGCGCCGCCTGTTCGCGCTCCGCTGCGGGGACGTGAAGGAGCCGGTGCTGGGCGAGCTCATGCAGGCCCAGGCGCGGCCGCTCGCGCTGTACCTCGGCACGCTGTTCCACGACATCGGCAAGGGCGCCGGCAAGGACCACTCGGTGCGCGGCGCGGAGATTGCCGCCGAGGCCTGCGTGCGGATGGGCGTGGACCCGGCCGACGCCGCCGACATCGAGTGGCTGGTGCTGAAGCACCTGCGGATGTCCGCCATCGCGCAGCGGCGCGATCTCTCGGATCCCGATCTCATCCACGCGTTCGCGGAGGAGGTCGGCACGCTCGACCGGCTGGAGAAGCTGTACCTGCTCACCTACGCGGACATGGCCACGGTCGGCCCGCGCACCTGGACCGAGTGGAAGGCGCGGCTGCTGCTCGAGCTGTTCGGGAAGACGCGCGAGGTCCTGCAGCGCGGGGAGCGCCGCCCCGAGCCCGGGACCGCCGAGGCCGCCGGGCGGACGCGGGTGGCCGGCGCGCTCGCCGCCAGCCCGCGCCACGCGTCGGAGGACGACCGGCGGCGCTTCGTCGCCGCCATGCCGGCGCGGTACTTCCTCACCGCGGGGCCCGAGGAGGCGCCGCACCACCTGCGCCTGCTCCAGCTCGGCCGCGACCGGGTGATCGCCGGGGCGCTCCGCCACCGGCGCGACCTGGGGGTGACCGAGCTGGCGCTCACCGCCCGCGATCGCCCCGGCCTGCTCGCCACCGTGGCGGGCGTGCTGGCGGCCCACCGCATCGACATCCAGCACGCCGAGGTCTTCTCCAGCTCGCCCGATCCGGCGGCGGCCGGCTGGCTGGCCGGCCGGGCGCTCGACGTGTTCGAGCTGCGCGGGCCGGACGACGGGCCGGTCGAGCCGGCGCGGTGGCGCGCCGCGCGGCGCGACCTGGCGCGCGTGCTCGCGGGCGAGGAGCCGCTCGACGCCCTGATGACCCGGCGCCTGCGCGCCTCCACGGTCGCCGCGAAGCCGCTCCCGCGCGTGCCCACCAAGATCGTGATCGACAACCACAGCGCCCGGGCCCACAGCGTGGTGGACGTCTTCACCGCCGACCGCGTCGGCCTGCTGCACACCGTCGCCCGCACGTTCTTCGAGCTGGGCGTGTCGGTGGACCTGGCGCGCATCGCGACCGAGGGCCACCGGGCGGCCGACGCGTTCTACGTCCGCACGGCCGACGGCCGGCCGCTGGAGGGCGCGCAGGCCGAGCGCGTGGTCGCCGCGCTGGAGGCCGCGCTCGCCCGCGCCGACTGA
- a CDS encoding M61 family metallopeptidase: MLGAAVAVGLAALSAAAPIDLEVDLRDAPSGVVHARLVIPARPGPLTLVAPKWLPGDHRPSNAVAELAALAVSAGGRPLAWTRDPLDPYAFHLQVPRGADRVEVALDQLAPPAGQGSSAAGSSFTSQLGVLGWGTAVLVPAGVPAAEQPVRARLTLPRGWKASTALPVAARDGDALRFAPASLELLVDSPVLTGRHLVELPVHAPGAPPHLLVVAAESEEALAIPAELRADVERLVAEAGALFGAYPFASYRFLVTLSDEIVFSGLEHHQCADMRMPERALLDPVARRTRAGLLSHEYVHAWNGKSRRPQGMATADFQSPPDARLLWVYEGLTHYLGWVLSARSGLGGARLPDSIAVAAQGMASTTGRAWRSLEDTAAAAPVGYGARSEGAYARRSVDFYWEGALVWLEADARIRRETRGARSLDDFVRAFLGGRSGGPAVSAYRPEEVIAALGEVAPLDWARFLDARVVRARPEAPTAGIEAAGWRLATSETPSSLQAAQERVLGSFNLEASVGLYLSDDRVVDVVPGSPAARAGIPPGAKLVAVNGRKHTRQRLEDALRATERGGPLELLVESGDRFRTHAIAWRGGLRYPVLVREAGLPDLLAAIAAPRAVAAVHAPAP, from the coding sequence ATGCTGGGAGCCGCAGTCGCCGTGGGCCTCGCTGCGCTGAGCGCGGCGGCGCCGATCGACCTCGAGGTGGACCTCCGGGACGCGCCCTCCGGCGTGGTCCACGCGCGGCTGGTGATCCCGGCGCGGCCGGGTCCGCTGACGCTCGTCGCGCCGAAGTGGCTGCCTGGCGATCACCGCCCGAGCAACGCGGTGGCGGAGCTGGCCGCGCTGGCGGTCTCCGCGGGCGGGCGGCCGCTCGCGTGGACGCGCGACCCGCTCGACCCGTACGCGTTCCACCTCCAGGTGCCGCGCGGCGCCGACCGGGTCGAGGTGGCGCTGGACCAGCTCGCGCCGCCGGCGGGGCAGGGGAGCTCCGCCGCCGGGTCGTCCTTCACCTCGCAGCTCGGCGTGCTGGGGTGGGGGACGGCGGTCCTGGTGCCCGCCGGCGTCCCCGCCGCCGAGCAGCCGGTCCGGGCGCGCCTGACGCTGCCGCGGGGATGGAAGGCGAGCACCGCCTTGCCGGTCGCCGCGCGCGACGGCGACGCGCTGCGCTTCGCGCCCGCCAGCCTGGAGCTGCTGGTGGACTCGCCGGTGCTCACCGGGCGGCACCTGGTGGAGCTGCCGGTGCACGCGCCCGGCGCGCCGCCGCACCTGCTGGTGGTGGCGGCGGAGTCGGAGGAGGCGCTGGCGATCCCGGCCGAGCTGCGCGCCGACGTGGAGCGGCTGGTGGCCGAGGCCGGCGCGCTGTTCGGCGCGTACCCGTTCGCCAGCTACCGGTTCCTCGTCACGCTCTCCGACGAGATCGTCTTCTCCGGCCTCGAGCACCACCAGTGCGCCGACATGCGCATGCCGGAGCGGGCCCTGCTCGACCCGGTCGCGCGGCGGACGCGGGCGGGCCTGCTGTCGCACGAGTACGTCCACGCCTGGAACGGCAAGTCGCGGCGGCCGCAGGGGATGGCGACCGCCGACTTCCAGTCGCCGCCCGACGCGCGGCTGCTCTGGGTGTACGAGGGCCTGACGCATTACCTGGGCTGGGTCCTCTCGGCGCGGAGCGGCCTCGGCGGCGCGCGCCTGCCCGACTCGATCGCGGTGGCGGCGCAGGGCATGGCGAGCACCACCGGCCGGGCCTGGCGCTCGCTCGAGGACACCGCCGCGGCGGCGCCGGTGGGCTACGGCGCGCGCAGCGAGGGCGCGTACGCGCGGCGCAGCGTGGACTTCTACTGGGAGGGCGCGCTGGTCTGGCTGGAGGCGGACGCGCGCATCCGCCGGGAGACCCGCGGCGCCCGCTCGCTCGACGACTTCGTCCGCGCGTTCCTGGGCGGGCGGTCCGGAGGGCCCGCCGTGTCGGCCTACCGGCCCGAGGAGGTGATCGCCGCGCTCGGCGAGGTGGCGCCGCTCGACTGGGCCCGCTTCCTCGACGCGCGCGTGGTCCGGGCGCGCCCCGAGGCGCCCACCGCGGGGATCGAGGCGGCCGGGTGGCGGCTGGCCACCAGCGAGACGCCCTCGTCGCTGCAGGCGGCGCAGGAGCGGGTGCTCGGGTCGTTCAACCTGGAGGCGTCCGTCGGCCTCTACCTCTCCGACGACCGGGTGGTGGACGTGGTCCCCGGCTCCCCGGCCGCGCGGGCCGGGATCCCGCCGGGCGCGAAGCTTGTGGCCGTGAACGGCCGCAAGCACACCCGCCAGCGGCTGGAGGACGCGCTCCGCGCGACCGAGCGCGGCGGGCCGCTGGAGCTGCTGGTGGAGTCGGGCGACCGCTTCCGCACGCACGCGATCGCGTGGCGCGGCGGGCTGCGCTACCCGGTGCTCGTCCGGGAGGCAGGGCTGCCCGATCTGCTGGCAGCCATCGCCGCCCCGCGGGCGGTCGCCGCCGTCCACGCGCCGGCGCCGTGA
- a CDS encoding N-acetylmuramoyl-L-alanine amidase → MRRAAVLLAVLMLAAPVEAAPAARSRGRTPAAAKHDAPRRAAARARPATAAPKKPAVRAKARRLEDAKAAMSALMRDRSRRRYRHHWEKAIRGLEQAARGKDAPAALLEASRARYALYRWSAVESDRDEALRLAARATRLGSRDAPALAAAIRREAGDDRPARAAAPPRTAPKRAPAPAPAAPAAPEPDPAEADEEPAPEPALDAALADLRGEPARPMPLGESGGEGTATVSEVRTWSSGDYTRVAIYLSHWVGWHKLELAPEGDRPRRLALDLRPAHLDGKAVERAVAGDQVDRVRAAQNGPNTVRVVLDLPGDDKVQLFTLDDPPRLIVDVGTHAAIHQAIAGATRAPEPAQAPGPGSGPAAPAGKAGPSAGEGELGPIRRIVVDAGHGGHDPGAIGPTRVREKDVTLAIARRLARKLEAEGFQVVLTRRDDRFLALEERTALANTARGDLFVSVHANAHPRRVRAGVETYFLNVADDRYAARLAARENGIDAEDGPSEVARILSDLDAKASADSSRRLAQLVQREVCAGVRSRVGDVKDLGVKSALFYVLLGARMPAVLVETGFISNRAEERRLGSARYQDEVASGITRAVTQFARGDARVAAAR, encoded by the coding sequence ATGCGCCGCGCCGCCGTCCTGCTCGCCGTGCTGATGCTCGCTGCCCCGGTGGAGGCAGCACCGGCCGCGCGCAGCCGCGGCCGGACGCCCGCCGCCGCGAAGCACGACGCGCCGCGCCGCGCGGCCGCCCGGGCGCGGCCGGCCACCGCCGCGCCGAAGAAGCCCGCCGTCCGGGCGAAGGCGCGCCGGCTCGAGGACGCCAAGGCGGCGATGTCCGCGCTGATGCGCGACCGGAGCCGGCGCCGCTACCGCCACCACTGGGAGAAGGCGATCCGCGGGCTCGAGCAGGCGGCGCGCGGCAAGGACGCGCCGGCCGCGCTGCTCGAGGCCTCGCGCGCCCGCTACGCGCTGTACCGCTGGTCGGCGGTGGAGTCGGACCGCGACGAGGCGCTCCGGCTCGCCGCGCGCGCCACGCGCCTCGGCTCCCGCGACGCGCCCGCGCTCGCCGCCGCCATCCGGCGCGAGGCCGGCGACGATCGCCCCGCCCGCGCCGCCGCGCCGCCACGGACCGCGCCGAAGCGCGCGCCGGCGCCCGCGCCCGCCGCCCCGGCGGCGCCCGAGCCGGACCCGGCCGAGGCCGACGAGGAGCCGGCCCCGGAGCCCGCGCTCGACGCGGCGCTGGCCGATCTCCGCGGCGAGCCCGCCCGGCCCATGCCGCTCGGCGAGTCCGGCGGGGAGGGCACGGCCACCGTCTCCGAGGTCCGGACCTGGTCGAGCGGCGACTACACCCGCGTCGCGATCTACCTGTCGCACTGGGTGGGCTGGCACAAGCTCGAGCTCGCGCCCGAGGGCGACCGGCCGCGGCGGCTCGCGCTCGACCTGCGGCCGGCGCACCTCGACGGCAAGGCCGTCGAGCGCGCGGTGGCGGGCGACCAGGTGGACCGGGTGCGCGCGGCGCAGAACGGCCCGAACACCGTGCGCGTGGTGCTGGACCTGCCCGGCGACGACAAGGTGCAGCTCTTCACGCTGGACGACCCGCCGCGCCTGATCGTGGACGTGGGGACGCACGCGGCCATCCACCAGGCGATCGCCGGGGCGACCCGCGCGCCGGAGCCGGCGCAGGCTCCCGGCCCGGGCTCGGGCCCGGCCGCGCCGGCGGGGAAGGCCGGCCCGTCCGCCGGCGAGGGCGAGCTCGGGCCCATCCGCCGCATCGTGGTGGACGCCGGCCACGGCGGCCACGACCCCGGCGCGATCGGCCCGACGCGCGTGCGCGAGAAGGACGTGACGCTCGCCATCGCGCGGCGGCTGGCGCGCAAGCTGGAGGCGGAGGGCTTCCAGGTGGTGCTGACGCGGCGCGACGACCGCTTCCTGGCGCTCGAGGAGCGCACCGCGCTCGCGAACACGGCGCGCGGCGACCTCTTCGTGTCGGTGCACGCGAACGCCCACCCGCGCCGGGTCCGCGCCGGCGTGGAGACCTACTTCCTGAACGTGGCCGACGACCGCTACGCGGCCCGCCTCGCGGCGCGCGAGAACGGGATCGACGCGGAGGACGGGCCGTCGGAGGTGGCGCGCATCCTGAGCGACCTCGACGCGAAGGCCAGCGCGGACAGCTCGCGGCGGCTCGCGCAGCTGGTCCAGCGCGAGGTGTGCGCGGGCGTGCGCTCGCGGGTGGGCGACGTGAAGGACCTCGGCGTGAAGAGCGCGCTGTTCTACGTGCTGCTCGGCGCCCGCATGCCGGCCGTGCTGGTCGAGACCGGGTTCATCTCCAACCGCGCCGAGGAGCGGCGCCTCGGCTCGGCGCGGTACCAGGACGAGGTGGCGTCCGGGATCACGCGCGCCGTCACGCAGTTCGCCCGGGGCGACGCGCGGGTCGCGGCGGCGCGCTGA
- the elbB gene encoding isoprenoid biosynthesis glyoxalase ElbB codes for MASQKRVGVVLSGCGFLDGAEIHEAVCTLLSLDRRGAKLIATAPDVEQLHVVDHVKGAPAEGERRRVLVEAARLVRGRITPLSAVSGRDLDALVFPGGFGAAKNLCTFAIEGRAMRVLPEVERIVREVRGAGRPMGFICIAPVIAARILGPEGVKVTVGNDRDTAAAIESWGAHHVDCKVEDAVVDERLKVASTPAYMLGPWIAPVATGIDKLVSAVLEMA; via the coding sequence ATGGCGAGCCAGAAGCGCGTGGGCGTCGTCCTGTCCGGCTGCGGGTTCCTCGACGGCGCCGAGATCCACGAGGCGGTGTGCACCCTGCTCTCGCTCGACCGCCGCGGCGCGAAGCTGATCGCGACGGCGCCCGACGTCGAGCAGCTGCACGTCGTCGATCACGTGAAGGGAGCGCCGGCCGAGGGCGAGCGGCGCCGCGTGCTGGTGGAGGCGGCCCGCCTCGTGCGCGGCCGGATCACGCCGCTCTCCGCGGTGTCGGGGCGGGACCTCGACGCGCTGGTGTTCCCGGGCGGCTTCGGCGCGGCCAAGAACCTCTGCACGTTCGCGATCGAGGGGCGGGCCATGCGCGTCCTGCCCGAGGTCGAGCGGATCGTGCGCGAGGTGCGCGGCGCCGGCCGGCCCATGGGGTTCATCTGCATCGCGCCCGTGATCGCGGCCCGCATCCTCGGACCCGAGGGGGTCAAGGTCACCGTCGGGAACGACCGCGACACCGCCGCCGCGATCGAGTCCTGGGGCGCGCACCACGTGGACTGCAAGGTGGAGGACGCGGTGGTGGACGAGCGGCTGAAGGTCGCGAGCACGCCCGCCTACATGCTGGGCCCCTGGATCGCGCCGGTGGCGACCGGGATCGACAAGCTGGTCTCGGCGGTGCTGGAGATGGCCTGA
- a CDS encoding cytochrome c3 family protein: MTKYLAALFAALTVAVVAVAAEPPATLTLQAKPGNVTFPHKAHADKLGKCETCHATAAGGKIEGFGKDKAHGLCIECHKKEAKGPTKCAECHKKA; encoded by the coding sequence GTGACCAAGTACCTCGCTGCGCTGTTCGCCGCACTGACCGTCGCCGTCGTCGCCGTCGCCGCCGAGCCGCCCGCCACCCTCACCCTCCAGGCCAAGCCGGGCAACGTGACGTTCCCGCACAAGGCGCACGCCGACAAGCTCGGCAAGTGCGAGACCTGCCACGCCACCGCGGCCGGCGGGAAGATCGAGGGCTTCGGCAAGGACAAGGCGCACGGCCTCTGCATCGAGTGCCACAAGAAGGAGGCCAAGGGCCCGACGAAGTGCGCGGAGTGCCACAAG